The Sporosarcina ureae genome includes a region encoding these proteins:
- the yedF gene encoding sulfurtransferase-like selenium metabolism protein YedF yields MQTKVEADFTLDLRGESCPYPVIYTLETLEGMNKGDMLQVITDCPGSFRNVPEEAIAHGYKFAQDPVKNGQEYVFHIYA; encoded by the coding sequence ATGCAAACTAAAGTAGAGGCGGACTTCACACTTGACCTTCGAGGTGAGTCCTGCCCTTATCCTGTTATTTACACATTGGAAACACTTGAAGGTATGAATAAAGGTGACATGCTACAAGTCATCACCGATTGTCCCGGCTCTTTCCGCAATGTACCAGAAGAAGCAATTGCTCACGGTTACAAATTTGCGCAAGATCCAGTAAAGAACGGTCAGGAATATGTATTTCATATTTACGCATGA
- the yedE gene encoding selenium metabolism membrane protein YedE/FdhT, producing MKRIIQPVFQHYWNPYLVLLLAGILSALYFGLTSTVWAVTGEFTRLGGDLLMLFGVDISGWQYFDMVHLQGATWNRPDGWIVWGMFAGALIMVLLSNSFKIRLPQQKRRYVQGLIGGVIAGFGARLALGCNLAAFFTGVPQFSFHSWIFIVATGIGTFFGAKLTKTRWWKGKPSLIRGNAKPTQVKKRIIQPYIGTVIAIFYIGLIIYFFTSGQTLLGLGALFGLAFGILIERGQICFTSAFRDLFLIGRSVMAKAIIAGMAVSSILTVVVIWIYDLTPITQIATLSTFIGGTLFGLGIVMASGCETGMMYRLMEGQLLFLPVFAGNIIGATFLAYAWDHLGVYDVLVKGGSKINLLDTIGPIGAISVTLLMLGGLYALTVYGEKRYHCKLAIKRGMNIHAN from the coding sequence ATGAAAAGAATCATTCAACCTGTTTTTCAACACTATTGGAACCCCTACCTTGTCTTATTACTAGCTGGTATTCTCAGTGCTTTGTATTTCGGACTAACCTCTACCGTCTGGGCAGTAACTGGTGAGTTCACAAGGCTCGGAGGCGACCTGCTGATGCTCTTCGGAGTCGATATCTCGGGCTGGCAGTACTTTGATATGGTGCATCTACAAGGAGCTACGTGGAACCGTCCGGACGGCTGGATTGTCTGGGGAATGTTCGCAGGCGCACTTATTATGGTGTTGCTTAGCAATAGCTTCAAAATCCGTCTGCCGCAGCAAAAGCGGCGCTATGTACAGGGATTAATTGGCGGAGTCATCGCAGGGTTCGGTGCGCGTTTGGCGCTGGGCTGTAACTTGGCTGCATTTTTTACAGGTGTTCCACAATTTTCTTTTCACTCTTGGATTTTTATTGTGGCGACAGGCATTGGTACCTTCTTTGGTGCCAAACTGACAAAGACCCGCTGGTGGAAAGGCAAACCTTCATTGATCCGAGGGAATGCGAAGCCGACGCAAGTAAAAAAACGTATAATCCAACCGTACATTGGCACAGTGATCGCCATATTTTACATCGGGCTCATTATATACTTCTTTACGTCAGGACAAACACTGCTTGGCTTAGGTGCGCTGTTCGGTCTGGCGTTCGGTATTCTAATTGAGCGTGGACAAATCTGTTTCACTTCTGCATTCCGTGATTTATTTCTCATTGGACGCAGCGTGATGGCAAAAGCAATCATTGCCGGGATGGCCGTCAGTTCTATTTTGACGGTCGTTGTCATTTGGATCTATGATTTAACACCCATCACACAAATTGCAACGCTTAGTACATTTATCGGTGGAACGTTATTTGGGCTCGGTATCGTGATGGCGTCAGGTTGCGAAACGGGTATGATGTATCGATTGATGGAAGGTCAATTGCTATTTTTACCGGTATTTGCAGGTAATATTATCGGCGCTACGTTCCTTGCCTATGCATGGGACCATCTTGGTGTCTATGATGTACTGGTCAAGGGCGGTTCAAAAATTAATTTACTAGATACTATTGGACCGATTGGTGCAATTTCTGTCACGCTCCTCATGCTTGGTGGACTTTATGCGTTAACGGTTTACGGAGAAAAACGTTACCATTGTAAATTAGCAATCAAGAGAGGAATGAATATACATGCAAACTAA
- a CDS encoding phenylacetate--CoA ligase family protein produces MYNPEIESASISQKREMQLEGLKKTVKNVYENVEFYKQKFDELQVKPEDIQSLEDIKKLPFTKKKDFRDQYPYGLFAIPVDDVARIHGSSGTSGKPTIVGYSEQDLKNWGVLVARAIVAAGGKKSDVFHNAYGYGLFTGGLGLHQGADELGVATIPISGGNTERQITVINDLKPRGICGTPSYVLSIIEKMEDLGMDPRDTNLDYGIFGAEAWSEEVRQKLERKLGIKAVDIYGLSEIMGPGVASECHEAQDGLHIADDHFFVEVINPDTLEPVAEGELGELVFTSLQKEALPVIRYRTGDIASITHEKCKCGRTTTRMSRVKGRTDDMIIVRGVNVFPSEIERELLQVEGLSPVYQIQLIRKGVMDAIELHIEIEVSLYEEVGCDLLHESIMNMKRKIQHKLKNSCLISVDVVCNEPKALPRSEGKATRVIDKRDCSPVSV; encoded by the coding sequence ATGTACAATCCAGAAATTGAAAGCGCATCCATCTCACAGAAGCGGGAAATGCAACTTGAGGGATTAAAAAAGACAGTAAAGAATGTATACGAAAATGTCGAATTCTATAAACAAAAATTTGATGAACTACAAGTTAAGCCTGAAGATATTCAATCTTTAGAGGATATTAAGAAGTTGCCTTTCACAAAGAAAAAGGATTTCCGTGATCAGTACCCGTACGGGCTATTCGCTATACCTGTTGATGATGTCGCAAGGATTCATGGCTCATCCGGAACAAGCGGAAAACCAACTATTGTCGGCTACTCAGAGCAAGATCTTAAAAACTGGGGGGTTCTAGTGGCACGTGCTATCGTCGCGGCTGGCGGAAAGAAATCCGATGTATTCCATAATGCTTACGGTTATGGCTTGTTTACAGGAGGGCTTGGTCTTCATCAAGGGGCAGATGAATTAGGTGTAGCTACTATACCGATTTCTGGAGGAAACACTGAACGTCAAATTACGGTCATCAATGATCTTAAGCCACGCGGAATTTGCGGCACCCCATCTTACGTCTTGAGTATTATTGAGAAAATGGAAGACTTAGGTATGGATCCTCGTGATACAAACTTGGATTATGGAATCTTTGGAGCTGAAGCTTGGTCTGAAGAAGTACGCCAAAAGTTAGAACGAAAACTAGGTATCAAAGCTGTAGATATTTATGGTTTAAGTGAAATTATGGGGCCAGGTGTTGCGTCTGAATGTCATGAAGCGCAAGATGGACTGCATATTGCAGACGATCATTTCTTCGTTGAAGTCATTAACCCCGATACCCTTGAACCCGTTGCTGAAGGTGAACTTGGTGAATTAGTATTTACTAGCTTACAAAAGGAAGCGCTTCCAGTTATCCGTTATCGCACTGGAGATATTGCATCAATTACTCATGAGAAATGTAAGTGTGGAAGAACAACGACGCGTATGTCTCGCGTTAAAGGCAGAACAGACGACATGATCATCGTACGTGGAGTAAATGTTTTCCCATCTGAGATTGAACGGGAACTACTTCAAGTAGAAGGATTGTCACCTGTTTATCAGATTCAATTAATTCGTAAAGGAGTTATGGATGCTATTGAATTACATATCGAGATCGAGGTTTCTCTATATGAAGAAGTTGGGTGTGACTTACTTCATGAATCCATCATGAATATGAAGCGGAAGATCCAGCACAAATTGAAGAATTCGTGTTTAATCTCAGTAGATGTTGTATGCAATGAACCAAAAGCGCTTCCAAGATCTGAAGGGAAGGCAACTCGTGTTATAGATAAGCGTGATTGTTCGCCTGTAAGTGTATGA
- a CDS encoding branched-chain amino acid ABC transporter permease gives MQDFLQFTLTGITIGSIYAIVALGFVTIYSVTKVINLAQGEFVMLGGLTMFSLVSVGVPYWLSFIATILFVTLIGWLMEFLLIRRAKGADAISLIILTIGTSIFIRGISSMVWGKDQHTVAPFTENTPVTIGGASITPQSIWVVLIMLLVVGLMYMFIDKTMLGKAFQASSVNPMAARLMGISPKRMSSFSFVLSAALGAIAGLAIAPIIFPAYDMGAMLGIKGFSAAILGGLGSAPGAVIGGLLIGLFESMGAGYVSSGMKEVITFSVFLLILIIRPNGILGEKTIGKGGL, from the coding sequence GTGCAAGATTTTTTACAGTTCACATTAACGGGAATTACGATTGGAAGTATTTATGCAATTGTCGCCCTTGGCTTCGTAACTATTTATAGTGTGACAAAAGTAATTAACTTAGCTCAAGGAGAATTCGTCATGCTTGGCGGATTGACTATGTTTTCACTTGTATCGGTGGGTGTACCATATTGGCTTTCCTTTATTGCTACGATTCTCTTTGTAACACTCATCGGTTGGCTAATGGAATTCCTCTTGATACGAAGAGCCAAAGGTGCTGATGCAATCAGCTTAATCATTTTAACGATTGGAACGTCGATCTTTATCCGGGGAATCAGTAGCATGGTATGGGGGAAAGACCAGCATACAGTTGCACCTTTCACTGAGAATACTCCTGTAACTATTGGAGGCGCTTCCATTACACCTCAATCCATTTGGGTTGTCTTGATTATGCTATTGGTTGTCGGTCTTATGTACATGTTTATCGATAAAACAATGCTTGGAAAAGCATTCCAAGCATCTTCTGTTAATCCTATGGCTGCAAGATTAATGGGGATAAGTCCAAAAAGAATGTCTTCTTTCTCCTTTGTGTTGAGTGCTGCGCTTGGAGCCATCGCAGGCCTTGCGATTGCGCCAATTATCTTCCCAGCATATGATATGGGCGCTATGTTGGGTATTAAAGGTTTCTCAGCAGCGATTCTAGGAGGACTAGGTAGTGCTCCTGGAGCTGTTATAGGTGGTTTGCTAATTGGACTATTCGAATCCATGGGAGCTGGCTATGTTAGTTCAGGAATGAAAGAAGTTATTACATTTTCAGTATTCTTACTTATATTGATCATAAGACCCAATGGTATTTTGGGTGAGAAAACTATCGGAAAGGGAGGTTTGTAA
- a CDS encoding branched-chain amino acid ABC transporter permease has translation MKLQGVQQTKWWGVVVFIAAILIFPLVVTQSFFITQATFAGIYAIIAIGLGLLMGYAGQISLGQAAFYGVGAYTTSILTATWGWSPWVSLPIALFVPALLAFFMGYTMSRLSGYYLAMATLALGIIVHGLLVEGKGITMGASGFYGIPQLSLFGMTINQGVPYYFLVWFFVLLVLILSLNIVHSRVGRALRSIHDSEIASSSMGVNTGRYKMQVFILSAAFAGLAGWLFAHMSYSISPSAFTFDASILFLAMVVLGGSGSVWGALIGALLIRMIGITVHTLGERFTFITSDSEHVIYGLILILVVIFMPKGLFPTVVDLLKSAAIKRGEKKSSVSVAPIKPSVSE, from the coding sequence ATGAAATTACAAGGCGTTCAACAGACGAAGTGGTGGGGCGTAGTTGTATTCATTGCCGCCATCCTTATATTCCCATTGGTAGTCACTCAATCGTTTTTCATTACACAGGCCACTTTTGCAGGTATATACGCGATTATAGCTATTGGTTTAGGTCTATTAATGGGCTATGCGGGGCAAATATCCTTAGGGCAAGCGGCATTTTATGGAGTGGGAGCCTATACTACATCTATTTTGACAGCTACGTGGGGATGGAGTCCTTGGGTTAGCTTGCCTATAGCTTTATTTGTTCCAGCTCTTCTAGCTTTCTTCATGGGATATACGATGTCTCGATTAAGTGGATATTACTTAGCTATGGCAACATTGGCTCTCGGTATTATCGTTCATGGTCTGCTGGTTGAAGGTAAGGGAATTACAATGGGAGCATCAGGGTTTTATGGTATCCCACAGCTGTCATTGTTCGGCATGACAATCAACCAAGGAGTTCCATATTACTTTCTCGTATGGTTTTTCGTTTTACTAGTTTTAATACTATCACTAAACATTGTTCATTCTCGGGTTGGACGTGCCCTGCGTTCTATACATGATAGTGAAATTGCTTCTAGCTCAATGGGAGTGAATACAGGCAGGTATAAAATGCAGGTATTTATCTTAAGTGCTGCATTTGCTGGACTTGCCGGTTGGTTGTTTGCTCATATGAGCTATAGTATATCTCCTTCAGCATTCACATTTGATGCATCCATTCTTTTCTTGGCAATGGTCGTCCTAGGCGGAAGTGGAAGTGTATGGGGTGCTTTGATAGGAGCTTTATTAATACGTATGATCGGCATTACTGTTCATACACTTGGTGAGCGATTCACTTTCATCACTAGTGATTCGGAACACGTGATTTATGGATTAATCTTGATATTAGTTGTTATCTTCATGCCAAAAGGTCTATTCCCAACAGTAGTAGACTTGTTAAAAAGTGCAGCTATCAAGAGAGGGGAAAAGAAATCGTCTGTATCCGTCGCACCGATAAAACCAAGTGTTTCAGAATGA
- a CDS encoding ABC transporter ATP-binding protein — MRTLLQVESITKRFGGVVANSEVSFSVDEGQIVGLIGPNGAGKSTMFNMISSIFPPTEGSIVFCGKKIDLLPSYKVAPLGISRTFQNLQVFKNMTVIENVMVGQHMKTKQNLSGVASMLLGITRKERKVYEEAMDILRFFNLESLYDQKASSLSLGKLRLLEFARAYATEPKLLLLDEIAAGLNHSETSEMSQLIKRVRETGVTILVVEHDMDLVMSICDKLVVLDQGMKIAEGTPKEIQANEAVISAYLGAEIEEEVV, encoded by the coding sequence ATGAGGACATTGTTGCAAGTAGAGTCAATTACTAAAAGATTTGGTGGAGTTGTAGCAAATAGCGAAGTCAGCTTCTCTGTCGATGAAGGACAAATCGTTGGGTTGATAGGCCCCAATGGAGCAGGGAAAAGCACAATGTTCAACATGATATCTTCTATATTTCCACCGACTGAAGGTAGTATTGTATTTTGCGGGAAGAAGATTGATCTACTTCCTTCATATAAAGTTGCTCCTTTAGGTATTTCACGAACGTTTCAAAATTTACAAGTGTTTAAAAATATGACAGTGATCGAAAATGTCATGGTAGGCCAGCATATGAAAACGAAGCAAAACCTTTCAGGAGTTGCCTCTATGTTACTTGGCATAACTAGAAAAGAGCGCAAGGTGTATGAAGAAGCAATGGACATTTTACGTTTCTTCAATCTAGAATCACTTTACGATCAGAAAGCATCTAGTTTGTCATTAGGAAAATTGCGACTACTGGAATTTGCTCGTGCCTATGCTACAGAACCTAAACTTCTTCTATTGGATGAGATTGCAGCAGGATTAAATCACAGTGAGACATCTGAAATGAGCCAGTTAATTAAAAGAGTTAGAGAAACTGGAGTAACCATTCTAGTCGTTGAGCATGACATGGATCTAGTCATGAGCATTTGCGATAAACTTGTTGTTTTGGATCAAGGCATGAAGATTGCAGAGGGAACTCCAAAAGAAATTCAAGCGAATGAAGCTGTAATTTCGGCTTACTTAGGCGCAGAAATCGAGGAGGAAGTCGTATGA
- a CDS encoding ABC transporter ATP-binding protein, whose protein sequence is MSEQNLLNILDCSVSYGPIQALNRASLSVNQGEIVALLGANGAGKTTLLQTVSGLLRPTSGQIIYQGTDITGMEAEKIVGKHLIHVPEHRQIFSTMTVLDNLYLGAYHHRKTTNKQAVEENIKKVFELFPILRDRKDQMGGTMSGGQQQMLAIARGMMAEPDLLLLDEPTLGLAPLVAKDVLELVGDLRKQFGTTILLIEQNLHASLRIADRGYVISHGEIIKSGSSRELLNDPEVKEAYLGHTVH, encoded by the coding sequence ATGAGTGAACAAAACCTACTGAATATACTCGACTGTTCTGTCAGCTACGGGCCGATTCAAGCATTAAATCGCGCATCATTGTCTGTTAATCAAGGTGAAATTGTTGCTTTGTTAGGAGCAAATGGAGCGGGTAAGACAACTCTTTTACAAACCGTTTCTGGATTGCTTCGACCGACAAGTGGGCAAATTATTTATCAAGGTACTGATATTACAGGAATGGAAGCTGAAAAAATTGTAGGAAAACATTTAATTCATGTACCTGAACATCGTCAAATTTTTTCTACAATGACTGTTTTGGATAATTTATATTTAGGCGCTTACCACCACCGTAAAACCACTAACAAGCAGGCAGTAGAAGAAAACATCAAAAAGGTTTTCGAACTGTTTCCGATACTAAGAGATCGAAAAGATCAAATGGGTGGAACGATGTCTGGCGGTCAGCAACAAATGCTTGCAATTGCGCGGGGAATGATGGCGGAGCCCGATCTGTTGTTACTAGATGAACCTACATTAGGACTCGCCCCTCTCGTAGCGAAAGATGTATTGGAGCTCGTTGGTGATTTACGTAAGCAGTTTGGGACAACAATTTTATTAATAGAACAAAATTTACATGCATCCCTTAGGATAGCTGATAGAGGGTATGTCATTTCTCATGGTGAAATCATTAAAAGTGGTAGTTCAAGGGAATTACTGAATGATCCAGAAGTGAAAGAAGCTTACTTAGGGCACACAGTACATTGA
- a CDS encoding ABC transporter substrate-binding protein produces MFRKLPMLILAVMMSIVLAACSDADAKTESGELTEYKIGAIYSKTGPNSPLGEPEWNAAKLLEEKINAEGGIDGIPLKIILADDESSQEKATQEANRLVNDENVLALLGSSGSGESLAMKGIAMQQKVAMISAAASTHIVEPVEDAEWVFKTPQSDRQAVERIYMYLNEQGINKIGTISDSNAFGSSGLEQLEALADEYDIKIVAKESYNTQDPDMSTQVTKINSAKAEAIVVWGTNPGPAVIAKNAHDLGVKLPVFGSHGIANQNFISLAGEAAEGVVIPTGKLLFPNQIPEDDIQYDVVSKFYNEYTEKYDSEPTNFGSYGYDNVMLAVEALKNGATDRQAIRDYLEANIKDWVGTTGVYNYAADDHNGLGPESFVMATVKDGKWTYIE; encoded by the coding sequence ATGTTCAGAAAATTACCTATGTTAATCCTAGCAGTTATGATGTCAATAGTGCTAGCTGCGTGTAGTGACGCAGACGCGAAGACTGAAAGTGGAGAACTGACAGAGTATAAAATTGGTGCGATTTATTCTAAAACAGGTCCTAATAGTCCATTGGGTGAACCTGAGTGGAATGCAGCGAAACTATTAGAAGAAAAAATTAACGCAGAAGGTGGAATTGATGGTATTCCATTAAAAATAATTTTAGCTGATGACGAATCTAGTCAGGAAAAAGCAACACAAGAAGCTAATCGATTAGTGAATGATGAAAATGTATTAGCGCTACTTGGTTCATCAGGAAGTGGTGAAAGCCTTGCAATGAAAGGAATCGCCATGCAACAAAAAGTTGCGATGATTTCTGCTGCAGCAAGTACGCATATCGTCGAACCTGTTGAAGATGCAGAATGGGTGTTTAAAACACCGCAATCGGATAGACAAGCAGTTGAACGTATTTATATGTATTTAAACGAACAAGGAATTAATAAAATCGGCACGATCAGTGATTCCAATGCATTTGGTTCGAGTGGCTTAGAGCAATTGGAAGCTTTGGCAGATGAATATGACATTAAAATTGTAGCGAAGGAAAGCTATAATACACAAGATCCTGATATGAGTACACAAGTAACAAAAATTAATAGTGCAAAAGCAGAAGCGATTGTCGTCTGGGGAACGAATCCCGGACCTGCTGTAATCGCAAAAAATGCTCATGATCTAGGGGTTAAATTACCTGTATTTGGAAGTCATGGCATTGCAAATCAAAACTTTATCTCTTTGGCGGGTGAAGCTGCAGAAGGCGTAGTAATTCCGACTGGAAAACTACTATTCCCAAATCAGATTCCTGAAGATGATATACAGTACGATGTAGTATCAAAATTTTACAATGAGTATACGGAGAAATATGACAGTGAGCCGACTAACTTTGGTTCTTACGGTTATGACAATGTGATGTTGGCAGTAGAGGCATTAAAGAACGGAGCTACTGATCGTCAAGCCATCCGTGATTATTTAGAAGCGAACATTAAAGACTGGGTCGGTACGACAGGTGTTTATAATTACGCAGCTGATGATCATAATGGGCTTGGACCAGAGAGCTTTGTAATGGCGACTGTTAAGGACGGGAAATGGACGTATATTGAATGA
- a CDS encoding NAD(P)/FAD-dependent oxidoreductase, whose amino-acid sequence MSTEQKVYDLTIIGGGPVGLFTSFYAGMRQMSVNLIESLPQLGGQLTALYPEKYIYDIAGFPKITGQNLIDNLVEQMSQFEPNITLEQEVREVIKQEDGNFKIKTNKETHYSKAIIITAGNGAFQPRKLDVENAERYEDKNLHYFIKDLQYFAGKNVQIFGGGDSAVDWSLMLEPIANKVTLVHRRDKFRAHEASVENLMNSKVEIKTPYTPSLFIGEDRIEKIVLSKMKSEEVEEVTIDEVIVNYGFVSSLGPIKDWELEIEKNSIVVNSKMETNIEGIYAVGDICTYPGKVKLIASGFGEAPTAVSNAKVYIDPTAKVQATHSTTLMEKKEKQEQKKVPVNS is encoded by the coding sequence ATGAGTACTGAACAGAAAGTTTATGATTTAACGATAATCGGTGGCGGCCCTGTGGGATTGTTTACTTCCTTTTATGCAGGTATGCGCCAAATGTCGGTAAACTTAATTGAAAGCCTTCCGCAACTTGGTGGTCAATTAACGGCTTTATATCCTGAAAAGTATATATACGATATTGCAGGATTCCCTAAGATCACGGGACAAAATCTTATTGATAATCTGGTTGAGCAAATGTCTCAGTTCGAACCGAATATCACCCTTGAACAAGAGGTACGTGAAGTGATTAAGCAAGAGGATGGGAACTTCAAAATCAAAACGAATAAAGAAACTCATTACTCTAAGGCAATTATCATTACAGCTGGAAATGGCGCGTTTCAACCTAGAAAGCTTGATGTGGAAAATGCAGAACGATATGAAGATAAAAACTTACACTACTTCATTAAAGATCTACAATACTTTGCGGGAAAAAATGTACAAATTTTTGGTGGCGGTGACTCTGCTGTAGACTGGTCTCTGATGCTTGAACCAATTGCGAATAAAGTAACACTCGTTCACCGCCGTGATAAGTTCCGAGCACATGAAGCTAGCGTAGAAAACTTAATGAATTCTAAAGTAGAAATTAAAACACCGTATACACCATCATTGTTTATTGGTGAAGATAGAATCGAGAAAATCGTTCTAAGTAAGATGAAATCAGAAGAAGTAGAAGAAGTAACAATTGACGAAGTGATCGTTAACTATGGTTTCGTGTCTTCTCTCGGTCCTATTAAGGATTGGGAATTAGAAATAGAAAAGAATAGTATTGTCGTCAACTCGAAAATGGAAACGAACATTGAAGGTATTTACGCTGTAGGCGACATTTGCACGTATCCAGGAAAAGTTAAACTTATAGCTAGTGGATTTGGAGAAGCGCCAACAGCTGTTAGTAACGCAAAGGTCTACATTGATCCAACAGCTAAAGTTCAAGCCACTCATAGTACGACATTGATGGAGAAAAAGGAAAAGCAAGAACAGAAAAAAGTCCCGGTCAACTCTTGA
- a CDS encoding ferredoxin translates to MATHTIVDQSTCIACGACGASAPDIFDYNDEGFAFVHLDNNEGSAEVDEDLLDDLDDALEGCPTDSIKVSEHPIVLEEV, encoded by the coding sequence ATGGCTACACATACTATTGTTGATCAATCGACTTGCATAGCATGCGGTGCATGCGGAGCAAGCGCACCTGATATTTTTGATTACAATGATGAAGGCTTTGCATTTGTGCACCTTGATAACAATGAAGGTTCAGCGGAAGTCGATGAAGATTTACTAGATGATCTAGATGATGCTCTCGAGGGCTGCCCAACCGACTCTATCAAAGTTTCGGAACATCCCATTGTTTTAGAGGAAGTTTAG
- the paaA gene encoding 1,2-phenylacetyl-CoA epoxidase subunit PaaA — protein sequence MVTMTTMTTDEKMEYFMKRIESGDKIQADDWMPEEYRQTLIKLISMHGISEIMGALPEKEWVPKAPSLYRKLGIMAKVQDEMGHGQLLLRVAEDLMKPYGKTRGDIMQDLFNEDLKFHNVFHMETKTWADAGLIGWLVDGAAIITQTNMLDASYGPYAKALQRICAEEVFHAQHGESIIMALAEGTEEQRAMVQDALNRWWPALLMFFGPPSKATTGASKQEATIKYRIRKNTNEELRQSFLDKYIPRILSLSLTIPDDTLYFDQEKEHWVYQQPDWTEFKKIIKNNGPKSQARLNLRRSSYENNAWVREALSAVVE from the coding sequence ATGGTAACGATGACGACTATGACCACAGATGAAAAAATGGAGTATTTCATGAAACGCATAGAGAGTGGCGATAAGATCCAAGCAGACGATTGGATGCCAGAAGAGTATCGCCAAACATTAATTAAACTTATTTCCATGCACGGGATCAGTGAAATTATGGGAGCACTTCCTGAGAAAGAATGGGTGCCTAAAGCACCTTCGCTATACCGAAAACTTGGAATCATGGCGAAAGTACAAGATGAAATGGGCCATGGACAATTATTGTTACGCGTAGCAGAAGATTTGATGAAGCCATATGGTAAAACTCGCGGAGATATCATGCAAGATCTATTTAATGAGGATTTGAAATTTCATAATGTGTTTCATATGGAAACAAAAACTTGGGCAGATGCAGGATTGATCGGTTGGTTAGTAGATGGGGCTGCGATCATTACACAAACGAATATGTTAGACGCATCTTACGGGCCATATGCTAAGGCACTACAACGTATTTGTGCAGAAGAGGTATTTCATGCGCAGCACGGAGAATCGATTATCATGGCACTTGCAGAAGGAACGGAAGAACAGCGAGCAATGGTGCAAGATGCACTTAACCGCTGGTGGCCAGCACTTCTTATGTTCTTTGGACCTCCAAGTAAAGCTACGACAGGTGCATCGAAGCAAGAAGCAACTATCAAATATCGTATTCGGAAGAACACGAATGAAGAATTACGTCAAAGTTTCCTAGATAAATACATTCCGAGAATTCTATCACTAAGTTTAACAATTCCGGACGATACATTGTATTTTGATCAAGAGAAAGAACATTGGGTATACCAGCAACCTGACTGGACAGAATTTAAAAAGATTATTAAAAATAATGGACCAAAATCACAAGCGCGTCTTAATCTTCGCCGTTCATCATACGAGAACAATGCGTGGGTACGTGAAGCGTTAAGTGCAGTTGTTGAATAA
- the paaB gene encoding 1,2-phenylacetyl-CoA epoxidase subunit PaaB, whose translation MSEKTFYQEFEVFSKRTHAASFQHQFDLLAPNEDMALMMAQENFMRREPVVDIWVVNKKNIRSMDEEERLSLNRLDNKEYRTTKGYGYLRKKWRQYEQEMLDEKEILSWAGGKEK comes from the coding sequence ATGTCAGAGAAAACATTTTATCAAGAGTTTGAAGTATTCAGTAAGCGTACCCATGCCGCATCATTCCAGCATCAATTTGATTTACTAGCGCCAAATGAAGACATGGCACTTATGATGGCACAAGAAAATTTTATGCGTCGAGAGCCTGTCGTTGATATATGGGTCGTAAATAAAAAGAATATCCGCAGTATGGATGAAGAAGAACGCCTATCTTTGAACCGTTTGGATAACAAAGAGTACCGTACTACAAAAGGGTATGGATACTTGCGTAAAAAATGGCGTCAATACGAACAAGAAATGCTTGATGAGAAAGAAATCTTATCTTGGGCAGGAGGTAAAGAAAAATGA